The Agromyces mariniharenae genome includes a window with the following:
- a CDS encoding ABC transporter permease translates to MGLGDWLLPAYTIIAFVFLLIPIVYTFVFSFNDSIKSNIAWRGFTLDKWLNVCNVEGGAVCQAFGNSIVIGLVATVIATTLGTMIAIALVRYRFRARSSISLLLFLPMATPEVVLGAGLAAQFLAVGVPKDMLTIILAHTMFCISFVVVTVKARVASLDPALEEAGRDLYGSPSQVFWRVTFPLLLPGILAAALLSFALSFDDFIITNFNSGSVSTFPKYIYISASRGIPAEANVIASAVFIIALVIVITAQVSRAARVRRLAKL, encoded by the coding sequence CTACACGTTCGTGTTCTCCTTCAACGACTCGATCAAGTCGAACATCGCCTGGCGCGGGTTCACGCTCGACAAGTGGCTGAACGTCTGCAACGTCGAGGGCGGCGCGGTCTGCCAGGCGTTCGGCAACAGCATCGTGATCGGCCTCGTGGCGACGGTGATCGCGACCACGCTCGGCACGATGATCGCCATCGCGCTCGTGCGCTACCGGTTCCGCGCGCGCTCGTCGATCAGCCTGCTGCTGTTCCTGCCGATGGCCACCCCCGAGGTCGTGCTCGGTGCGGGCCTCGCCGCGCAGTTCCTCGCGGTGGGCGTCCCGAAGGACATGCTGACGATCATCCTCGCGCACACGATGTTCTGCATCAGCTTCGTCGTGGTGACGGTCAAGGCGCGTGTGGCGAGCCTCGACCCGGCACTCGAGGAGGCGGGCCGCGACCTCTACGGATCGCCCTCGCAGGTGTTCTGGCGGGTGACGTTCCCGCTCCTGCTGCCCGGCATCCTCGCGGCCGCGCTCCTGTCGTTCGCGCTGAGCTTCGACGACTTCATCATCACGAACTTCAACTCCGGCTCGGTGTCGACGTTCCCGAAGTACATCTACATCTCGGCGTCGCGCGGCATCCCCGCCGAGGCGAATGTCATCGCGTCGGCGGTGTTCATCATCGCGCTCGTGATCGTGATCACGGCGCAGGTGTCCCGGGCGGCGAGGGTCAGGCGCCTGGCGA